In Vigna unguiculata cultivar IT97K-499-35 chromosome 3, ASM411807v1, whole genome shotgun sequence, a single genomic region encodes these proteins:
- the LOC114177270 gene encoding uncharacterized protein LOC114177270 codes for MLAPNRTREPLSLSLPQPSSPPPEPVNVHLRRRHLLSTTAFTISFNFNLSFATSLFVTEPVAGASGLFQMPPPRLTNRYFLVRAGESEFESMGIINTNPVEKTSVDNGLSERGKKQAIKAAFDLKEMGACDKGCWIWSAITQRAYQTAEIIASVNGVTRSYIVPEYSFLDARGLGAYEGKKLESVSEVYASDGISPNIKPPPIDDGTPNESVADVFVRVTQLMSILETQYSGDTVIIVSPDSDNLTILQAGLIGLDLRRHRDLSFSPGEVRFVDPSDIPAYKQPASAVYKCSKNPPNCN; via the exons ATGTTGGCACCAAATCGAACGAGGGAACCACTTTCTCTTTCCCTACCACAACCGTCGTCTCCTCCTCCGGAACCCGTAAACGTCCACCTCCGGCGGCGCCACCTCCTCAGCACCACCGCATTCACCATCTCCTTCAATTTCAATCTCTCATTCGCAACCTCTCTGTTCGTAACAGAGCCGGTGGCCGGTGCCAGCGGCCTCTTCCAAATGCCCCCACCACGCCTCACCAACCG GTATTTTCTGGTGAGAGCTGGTGAGTCTGAGTTCGAGAGCATGGGAATTATCAACACCAACCCCGTGGAGAAGACTTCAGTGGATAATGGCTTATCTGAAAGAGGGAAAAAACAGGCTATAAAAGCAGCTTTTGATTTGAAAGAAATGGGAGCATGTGACAAAGGATGTTGGATCTGGTCTGCTATAACTCAAAGAGCTTACCAGACTGCAGAGATCATTGCTTCTGTTAATGGAGTTACCCGTAG CTATATAGTTCCAGAATACAGCTTTCTGGATGCCCGTGGATTAGGTGCTTATGAAGGAAAGAAACTGGAATCTGTTTCAGAA GTGTATGCGTCAGATGGTATATCTCCAAACATAAAGCCTCCTCCTATTGATGATGGAACTCCGAACGAGAGTGTTGCAGATGTTTTTGTTCGTGTGACACAACTTATGTCGATTCTCGAAACTCAGTACTCAGGTGACACCGTTATTATAGTTTCGCCTGATTCTGATAACTTGACAATTCTTCAGGCTGGTTTGATAGGACTAGACCTACGAAG GCACAGGGATTTGTCTTTTTCACCTGGTGAAGTTCGCTTTGTTGATCCCAGTGACATTCCTGCATACAAGCAGCCTGCGTCTGCTGTGTATAAATGTTCCAAGAACCCACCAAATTGTAACTAA